From a single Nitrogeniibacter mangrovi genomic region:
- a CDS encoding hybrid sensor histidine kinase/response regulator, with protein MNSPEPKRRRVRMRWPAGVAVTPLFLALMICLAGFVAYYWFAVLAPRLDANARANATALASSQATSLADALLGADPEAARRRLAAVMDEILIAREPTTGEPIFLGLKTEIDYDTIAAPVGLLDLDKRSGDCGDCLAIDVPLYTRTTHELIGIARFDANLLFVEELKQDVRDKLSIGAALLLVVIGGIWWVVVNLLRKIARSERHLRAVFEAAPVPMMLVRRRDDRILRANEAAAHLFAVPVGTLPGRAGSDFHVVRQGRVPLSGPHAGLERVDGREVEIEDHDGRRHWVLASSHPIGYFDEPAHILSYADVTALKRVQHELLEAKEAAEAATRAKSLFVANMSHEIRTPLNAVTGYCHLAERTRLDSRQRGYLASIRKATDLLMGIINNILDFSKLDAGKMALDVEDFGVRALADDLLDLFGVLAEQRGLRLEAHVDAAVPETLAGDAPRLKQVLTNLVGNALKFTERGGVRLDIRCVSPAEQAPVLRFEVTDTGIGIAPEVVDGLFQSFTQADSSITRKHGGTGLGLAISRSLVTLMDGEIGVDSTPGQGSTFWFTATLARARGDAAPAAAAPPPQPRAGARVLVVDDNRVNRSLMIELLDGLGLQVVTAENGVEAVETVERMAIDLVLMDLQMPHMDGYEATARIRARHEAAALPIVAMTAHGRDEDRVQCLAAGMNAHLGKPIDPDALAAVLGRWLPVRSAAAGAAATGGTELLLPGVNVSAGLARAGYKDDLYRRLLREFAQDHAGSARRLREAIEAGDRAGAARVAHNLKGTAANLGARELESRLQTFERVHRDGADPAAALAAVEAALSELTAAIAALAPSPVTVPADFDAARVPACIEALAQALREGNFAATERLERLAQALGGRCQPELNTLTRAVQAFDFDAALRALEALSAAVRTLSEEASDG; from the coding sequence ATGAACAGCCCTGAGCCCAAGCGCCGTCGGGTGCGCATGAGATGGCCGGCGGGCGTCGCCGTGACGCCGCTGTTCCTCGCCCTCATGATCTGTCTGGCGGGTTTCGTCGCCTATTACTGGTTCGCCGTGCTCGCGCCCCGGCTCGACGCCAACGCGCGTGCCAACGCCACCGCGCTGGCCAGCTCCCAGGCCACCAGCCTGGCCGACGCGCTCCTCGGCGCCGATCCCGAGGCGGCGCGGCGGCGCCTGGCGGCGGTGATGGACGAGATCCTCATCGCGCGCGAGCCGACCACCGGCGAGCCGATCTTCCTCGGCCTCAAGACCGAGATCGACTACGACACGATCGCCGCACCGGTCGGCCTGCTCGATCTGGACAAGCGCAGCGGCGATTGCGGCGACTGCCTGGCCATCGATGTGCCGCTGTACACCCGCACCACCCACGAGCTGATCGGCATCGCCCGCTTCGATGCCAACCTGCTGTTCGTCGAGGAGCTCAAGCAGGACGTGCGCGACAAGCTGTCCATCGGCGCCGCGCTGCTGCTGGTGGTCATCGGCGGCATCTGGTGGGTGGTGGTCAACCTGCTGCGCAAGATCGCGCGCTCGGAGCGCCACCTGCGGGCGGTGTTCGAGGCCGCGCCGGTGCCGATGATGCTGGTGCGCCGGCGCGACGACCGCATCTTGCGCGCCAACGAGGCTGCCGCTCACCTGTTCGCGGTCCCGGTCGGCACCCTGCCGGGGCGCGCGGGCAGCGACTTCCACGTGGTGCGCCAGGGGCGCGTGCCGCTGAGCGGACCGCACGCGGGTCTGGAGCGGGTCGACGGGCGCGAGGTGGAAATCGAGGACCACGACGGGCGGCGCCACTGGGTGCTGGCCTCGTCGCACCCCATCGGCTACTTCGACGAGCCGGCGCACATCCTCAGCTATGCCGACGTGACCGCGCTCAAGCGCGTCCAGCACGAGCTGCTCGAGGCCAAGGAAGCCGCCGAGGCCGCCACCCGAGCCAAGAGCCTGTTCGTGGCCAACATGAGCCACGAGATCCGCACCCCGCTCAATGCGGTGACCGGCTACTGCCATCTGGCCGAGCGCACCCGCCTCGACAGCCGCCAGCGCGGCTATCTGGCGAGCATCCGCAAGGCCACCGACCTGCTCATGGGCATCATCAACAACATCCTCGACTTCTCCAAGCTCGATGCCGGCAAGATGGCGCTGGACGTGGAGGACTTCGGCGTGCGTGCGCTGGCCGATGACCTGCTCGACCTGTTCGGCGTGCTCGCCGAGCAGCGCGGCCTGCGCCTCGAGGCCCATGTGGACGCGGCGGTGCCCGAGACCCTGGCGGGCGATGCGCCGCGGCTCAAGCAGGTGCTGACCAATCTCGTCGGCAACGCCCTCAAGTTCACCGAGCGCGGCGGCGTGCGCCTCGACATCCGCTGCGTGTCGCCGGCGGAACAGGCACCGGTGCTGCGCTTCGAAGTCACCGATACCGGCATCGGCATCGCCCCGGAGGTGGTCGACGGCCTGTTCCAGTCCTTCACCCAGGCCGACAGCTCCATCACCCGCAAGCATGGCGGTACCGGGCTGGGGCTGGCCATCAGCCGCAGCCTCGTCACCCTCATGGACGGCGAAATCGGCGTGGACAGCACGCCCGGCCAGGGCAGCACCTTCTGGTTCACCGCCACGCTGGCGCGGGCGCGGGGCGATGCCGCGCCGGCTGCCGCCGCCCCGCCCCCGCAGCCGCGCGCGGGCGCCCGGGTGCTGGTGGTGGACGACAACCGGGTCAATCGCAGCCTCATGATCGAGCTGCTGGACGGTCTGGGGCTGCAGGTGGTGACCGCCGAGAACGGGGTCGAGGCCGTCGAGACGGTCGAGCGCATGGCCATCGACCTGGTGCTCATGGATCTGCAGATGCCGCACATGGACGGCTACGAGGCCACCGCCCGGATTCGCGCCCGCCATGAGGCCGCCGCGCTGCCGATCGTGGCCATGACCGCCCACGGGCGCGACGAGGACCGGGTCCAGTGCCTGGCGGCGGGGATGAACGCGCACCTGGGCAAGCCGATCGATCCGGACGCGCTGGCCGCCGTGCTGGGGCGCTGGCTGCCGGTGCGCTCGGCCGCGGCCGGTGCTGCTGCCACCGGGGGGACGGAGCTGCTGCTGCCGGGCGTGAACGTGAGCGCCGGCCTGGCGCGCGCCGGCTACAAGGACGATCTGTACCGCCGCCTGTTGCGCGAGTTCGCCCAGGATCATGCCGGCAGCGCGAGGCGCCTGCGCGAAGCCATCGAGGCGGGTGATCGGGCGGGCGCGGCGCGGGTGGCCCACAACCTCAAGGGCACCGCCGCCAATCTCGGCGCCCGCGAGCTCGAATCCCGTCTGCAGACCTTCGAGCGCGTCCATCGCGACGGTGCCGACCCGGCGGCGGCGCTCGCGGCAGTGGAGGCCGCGTTGAGCGAACTGACCGCAGCCATCGCGGCGTTGGCCCCGTCGCCCGTGACCGTGCCGGCCGATTTCGACGCGGCGCGCGTCCCGGCGTGCATCGAGGCCCTGGCCCAGGCTCTGCGCGAAGGCAACTTCGCGGCAACCGAACGGCTCGAGCGCCTGGCACAGGCCCTGGGCGGGCGTTGCCAGCCGGAGCTGAACACCCTGACCCGCGCGGTGCAGGCCTTTGATTTCGACGCCGCCCTGCGCGCGCTCGAGGCCCTGTCCGCGGCCGTGCGGACCCTTTCCGAAGAGGCTTCCGATGGATGA
- a CDS encoding YfiR/HmsC family protein, whose amino-acid sequence MRSLCATLAALILIGSPWLGAVAADEYDARRVAVGINLFPAVLAADQDIGKKRSGDALRVLLVYRDDAAQVERLAQGLRDKGAIRGIPLAVDIVPVEALLDQRRDHIAGVFVAQRLGEDTTALVDYCRRHHLLSFSPFEGDVERGVAAGIAVSDRVLPYVNVAALDAAGVRIKPFFLRIAERYEQP is encoded by the coding sequence ATGCGCTCCCTGTGCGCCACCCTGGCGGCGCTGATCCTGATCGGTTCGCCCTGGCTCGGCGCGGTCGCGGCCGACGAATACGATGCCCGGCGCGTGGCGGTGGGCATCAACCTCTTCCCCGCCGTACTCGCCGCCGACCAAGACATCGGCAAGAAGCGCAGCGGCGACGCCCTGCGGGTGCTGCTGGTCTATCGCGACGACGCCGCGCAGGTCGAGCGCCTCGCCCAGGGCCTGCGCGACAAGGGCGCGATCCGGGGCATCCCGCTGGCGGTGGACATCGTGCCGGTCGAGGCCTTGCTGGATCAGCGTCGCGATCACATTGCGGGCGTGTTCGTCGCCCAGCGTCTGGGCGAGGACACGACCGCCCTTGTCGATTATTGTCGGCGCCACCACCTGCTGAGCTTCTCGCCCTTCGAGGGCGACGTGGAGCGGGGCGTGGCGGCGGGCATCGCGGTCAGCGACCGGGTCCTGCCCTATGTGAACGTGGCCGCGCTGGATGCCGCCGGCGTGCGCATCAAACCCTTCTTCCTGCGGATCGCCGAGCGCTATGAACAGCCCTGA
- a CDS encoding diguanylate cyclase domain-containing protein, with the protein MDESKPRVLIVDDERSNINILGNLLVPEFDVVVATDGAAALNRAFAEQRPDLILLDVMMPGMDGYEVCRRLKADEATRDIPVIFISAMGEEDDEALGLQIGAVDYVTKPFSPPILKMRIRTHVELKRLRDHWQRLSTVDGLTQIANRRAFDEALASAWRCGIRLGHPLALILADVDHFKAYNDHHGHAEGDRCLYTVAQALAAQTKRACDTVARYGGEEFVCLMPGVDLAGAQTVAQRMGAAVAEAAIPHRHPIVDGTVSISIGVAVVVPSVDLAPEVLLVEADRRLYEAKRAGRNRLCAGSVDAPG; encoded by the coding sequence ATGGATGAGTCGAAACCACGCGTGCTGATCGTCGACGACGAGCGCTCGAACATCAACATCCTGGGCAACCTGCTGGTGCCCGAGTTCGACGTGGTGGTGGCCACCGACGGTGCCGCCGCGCTCAACCGCGCCTTCGCCGAGCAGCGGCCCGACCTGATCCTGCTCGACGTGATGATGCCGGGCATGGACGGCTACGAAGTGTGTCGCCGCCTCAAGGCCGACGAGGCGACGCGCGACATCCCCGTGATCTTCATCTCCGCCATGGGCGAGGAGGACGACGAGGCGCTGGGCTTGCAGATCGGCGCGGTGGACTACGTGACCAAGCCGTTTTCCCCGCCCATTCTCAAGATGCGCATCCGCACCCATGTGGAACTCAAGCGCCTGCGCGACCACTGGCAGCGCCTGTCGACGGTGGACGGGCTCACCCAGATCGCCAACCGGCGCGCCTTCGACGAGGCCCTGGCCTCGGCCTGGCGCTGCGGCATCCGGCTTGGGCATCCACTGGCGCTGATCCTCGCCGACGTGGACCATTTCAAGGCCTACAACGACCACCACGGCCATGCCGAGGGCGACCGCTGCCTGTACACCGTGGCGCAGGCGCTGGCGGCACAGACCAAGCGCGCCTGCGACACCGTCGCCCGCTATGGCGGAGAGGAGTTCGTGTGCCTGATGCCGGGTGTGGACCTGGCCGGCGCCCAGACCGTCGCGCAGCGCATGGGCGCGGCGGTGGCGGAAGCGGCGATTCCTCACCGCCACCCGATCGTGGACGGCACGGTCAGCATCAGCATCGGCGTCGCGGTGGTGGTGCCGAGCGTCGACCTGGCGCCGGAGGTACTACTGGTCGAGGCCGACCGCCGTCTCTACGAGGCCAAGCGGGCCGGGCGCAACCGCCTGTGTGCCGGATCGGTGGATGCGCCCGGCTGA
- a CDS encoding carotenoid biosynthesis protein codes for MHALTPSTDFLVLQSLNYLLTVFMLVHAWRRQRGLLWVIPAAIVFGFLIEYSQVSKAVPPYRYTQALVALPGPVPLGVVLSWGTIIYAVLATVRTLRLSPWVLPIVAGLLATAIDFVSDPAFVSLDFWVWAKPGDWFGIPWTNYVGWFVIVAGYAAWFELLLRRGPARPAFRALAPWLAVPLAFGSFMAVMIGYLWVESLAIIDPTMLVAAFFGLWLMLAIRPLLRAPADVTLDPGVLAPPLFLYGASLFILFATGLHHRTPALALVLPVFALFGLSGFLWPARGRLGLHSLSGGAGSGRRRHLLAAMVLAMAAGFGLAAMHPHKGLIGPVTLPGDDAFLPDQDVQWWYWTGHLETAEGRRFGFEVVFFSFDSFLFMRDQLTQVAITDVAADRFRFGEHLKFHLPRKTDKRFDLNAGPHDIIRAVGDDRVDRIHSEVGGYVLDLEMQATKPTALHYGGDAHPYRFGGYTYYYSRVRMATRGTITVDGKTYHVTGTSWYDRQYGELYQAIVKGWQWFAIELDDNRQIMLYDILGKSNRVERAGSITDAEGHTRPIMGDQFQVEVLGHWKSPHTGCTYPSGWRVTVEGQTYEVQPMVQDQELRAKHGFWPGPEYWEGAATVGGDNAGKAYVELNGFCRSVEGTVAD; via the coding sequence ATGCACGCCCTGACACCGTCGACCGATTTTCTCGTCCTGCAGAGCCTCAACTATCTGCTCACCGTGTTCATGCTGGTGCATGCCTGGCGGCGGCAGCGCGGCCTGTTGTGGGTGATTCCCGCCGCCATCGTGTTCGGTTTTCTGATCGAGTACTCGCAGGTCTCCAAGGCGGTGCCGCCGTACCGCTACACCCAGGCGCTGGTGGCGCTGCCCGGGCCGGTGCCCCTGGGCGTGGTGCTCAGTTGGGGCACCATCATCTACGCGGTGCTCGCCACCGTGCGCACCCTGCGCCTGTCGCCATGGGTGCTGCCCATTGTCGCCGGCCTGCTCGCCACGGCCATCGATTTCGTCTCCGATCCGGCCTTCGTCTCCCTGGATTTCTGGGTGTGGGCCAAGCCGGGTGACTGGTTCGGCATTCCCTGGACCAACTACGTGGGCTGGTTCGTCATCGTCGCCGGCTATGCGGCCTGGTTCGAGCTGCTGTTGCGGCGCGGGCCGGCCCGTCCGGCCTTTCGCGCGCTGGCGCCGTGGCTGGCGGTGCCGCTGGCCTTCGGCAGCTTCATGGCGGTCATGATCGGCTATCTGTGGGTCGAATCGCTGGCGATCATCGATCCGACCATGCTGGTGGCCGCGTTCTTCGGCCTGTGGCTGATGCTGGCGATCCGGCCGCTGCTGCGCGCGCCGGCGGACGTGACCCTCGATCCGGGGGTGCTGGCGCCGCCCCTGTTCCTCTATGGCGCCTCGCTGTTCATCCTCTTCGCCACCGGGCTGCACCACCGCACCCCGGCGCTGGCGCTGGTGCTGCCGGTGTTCGCCCTGTTCGGCCTGAGCGGCTTCCTGTGGCCGGCGCGTGGCCGGCTGGGCCTGCACAGTCTCAGCGGCGGCGCGGGCAGCGGCCGCCGGCGTCACCTGCTGGCGGCGATGGTGCTGGCCATGGCGGCCGGTTTCGGCCTGGCCGCCATGCATCCGCACAAGGGGCTCATCGGCCCGGTCACGCTGCCCGGCGACGATGCCTTCCTGCCCGACCAGGACGTGCAGTGGTGGTACTGGACGGGGCATCTGGAGACCGCCGAAGGGCGCCGTTTCGGCTTCGAGGTGGTGTTCTTCAGCTTCGACAGCTTCCTGTTCATGCGCGACCAGCTCACCCAGGTCGCCATCACCGACGTGGCCGCCGACCGCTTCCGCTTCGGCGAACACCTCAAGTTCCATCTGCCACGCAAGACCGACAAGCGCTTCGATCTGAACGCCGGCCCCCATGACATCATCCGTGCGGTGGGCGACGACCGGGTCGATCGCATCCACAGCGAGGTGGGCGGCTATGTGCTCGATCTCGAGATGCAGGCGACCAAGCCGACCGCGCTGCACTACGGCGGCGATGCCCATCCCTATCGCTTTGGCGGCTACACCTACTACTACTCGCGGGTGCGGATGGCGACCCGCGGGACCATCACCGTGGACGGCAAGACCTACCACGTGACCGGCACCAGCTGGTACGACCGCCAGTACGGCGAGCTCTACCAGGCCATCGTCAAGGGCTGGCAGTGGTTCGCCATCGAGCTCGACGACAATCGCCAGATCATGCTCTACGACATCCTCGGCAAGTCCAACCGGGTCGAGCGCGCCGGCTCCATCACCGATGCCGAGGGCCATACCCGGCCGATCATGGGCGACCAGTTCCAGGTCGAGGTGCTCGGCCACTGGAAGAGCCCGCACACCGGATGTACCTACCCGTCCGGCTGGCGTGTTACCGTCGAGGGCCAAACGTACGAGGTCCAACCCATGGTGCAGGATCAGGAGCTGCGTGCGAAACACGGATTCTGGCCCGGCCCCGAATACTGGGAGGGGGCGGCCACGGTCGGCGGCGACAACGCCGGCAAGGCCTACGTCGAACTCAATGGTTTCTGCAGAAGCGTCGAAGGGACTGTGGCTGACTGA
- a CDS encoding TonB-dependent receptor plug domain-containing protein, giving the protein MTRKRGLRQGAALLLACGWCFGAAAATTDDDAADLRQLMQVLDQQTEIATKTRLNADYVPGLVTVLHGEELVELGVRTVWEALRLVPGVEPSIDQIGGRQTLVRGVGGNFASGNMKILLNGRSMNSALTANANPVLNLPVELVDHIEVVRGPGSAVHGEFAYAGVLNVITRKQASGGFVRADEHDTYTGGAFTSWQSADGHSGGSINAGGWSARGAGVDSGRDALYNGNNAMQSALSNAPGPVNDRMEQRSLLLDLYHDALSLSFAYVEDGYGDHFGTINVLDASDARGTDYRNRYLTLGGKGQWTLAEDLRGSVSLGWQQFQNSYDIRMLPKGFVWLNSAYAPTLLPDGYTSEGFYEEQRLSADADLVWEGWTNHRLLMALGATRIDVQDAWQRNNIDPVTKNPLAVPTRYVHDDGIPWPGEDRSRRILSVTMQDEYRASEDVTVTAGVRYDDYDDFGHNTSPRLAAVWRLGRHHILKAQYAEAFRPPAFYETAFKPDLRPETIRTAELAYVFKSPDTEFRLIGFRSGLHDLIVDAGILGFDNVNDVRTRGVEMELRQRFGPRWRLEANLSLADSTQVDTGDPVAGAADRLANVVLRYEPGAHQDYALWVRHVGDRERESNDTRESLSGYQTVDLSANIGLPGVHAATVRFGVRNLFDRQIRYPAPMTLDWLGGAIPSYANDYRQPGRTGWIELSWSL; this is encoded by the coding sequence ATGACAAGAAAACGGGGCTTGCGTCAGGGCGCAGCTTTGCTCTTGGCATGCGGATGGTGCTTCGGCGCCGCCGCGGCCACCACCGATGACGATGCGGCGGACCTGCGCCAGCTCATGCAGGTGCTCGATCAGCAGACCGAGATCGCCACCAAGACACGCCTGAACGCGGACTACGTGCCCGGCCTGGTGACCGTGCTCCATGGCGAGGAGCTGGTCGAGCTGGGCGTGCGTACGGTGTGGGAAGCCCTCCGGCTGGTGCCGGGCGTGGAGCCCTCGATCGACCAGATCGGCGGCCGCCAGACCCTGGTGCGCGGCGTTGGCGGCAACTTCGCCTCCGGCAACATGAAGATCCTCCTCAATGGCCGCTCGATGAACTCGGCCCTGACGGCCAATGCCAATCCGGTCCTGAACCTGCCGGTCGAGCTGGTCGACCACATCGAGGTGGTGCGCGGGCCGGGCTCGGCGGTGCACGGGGAGTTCGCCTATGCCGGCGTGCTCAACGTGATCACCCGCAAGCAGGCCAGCGGCGGCTTCGTGCGCGCCGACGAACACGACACCTACACCGGCGGCGCCTTCACCAGCTGGCAGAGCGCGGACGGCCACAGCGGCGGCAGCATCAACGCGGGCGGCTGGAGCGCGCGCGGCGCCGGCGTTGATTCGGGCCGGGACGCGCTCTACAACGGCAACAACGCCATGCAGTCGGCGCTGTCCAATGCGCCGGGGCCGGTCAATGACCGTATGGAGCAGCGCTCCTTGCTGCTGGATCTCTATCACGACGCCCTGTCCCTGTCCTTCGCCTACGTCGAGGATGGTTACGGCGATCATTTCGGCACCATCAACGTCCTCGATGCGTCGGATGCGCGTGGAACCGACTACCGCAACCGGTACCTGACGCTGGGCGGCAAGGGGCAGTGGACGCTGGCCGAGGATCTGCGCGGCAGCGTGTCGCTGGGCTGGCAGCAGTTCCAGAACAGCTACGACATCCGGATGTTGCCGAAGGGTTTTGTCTGGCTCAACTCCGCCTACGCGCCCACCCTGTTGCCGGACGGCTACACCTCCGAGGGCTTCTACGAGGAGCAGCGCCTGTCGGCCGATGCCGATCTGGTGTGGGAAGGGTGGACGAATCATCGCCTGCTGATGGCGCTGGGGGCGACACGCATCGACGTCCAGGACGCCTGGCAGCGCAACAACATCGACCCGGTGACCAAGAACCCGCTCGCCGTGCCGACCCGGTATGTCCACGACGACGGCATTCCCTGGCCCGGCGAGGATCGCAGCCGTCGCATCCTCAGCGTCACGATGCAGGACGAATACCGCGCCAGCGAGGACGTGACCGTCACCGCCGGGGTTCGTTACGACGACTACGACGACTTCGGCCACAACACCTCGCCGCGGCTGGCGGCGGTGTGGCGGCTCGGGCGGCATCACATCCTCAAGGCGCAGTACGCCGAGGCGTTCCGCCCGCCCGCGTTCTACGAGACCGCCTTCAAACCCGACCTGCGGCCCGAGACCATCCGCACCGCAGAGCTCGCCTACGTGTTCAAGTCGCCTGATACCGAGTTCCGGCTGATCGGCTTCCGCTCGGGACTGCACGACCTGATCGTCGACGCCGGCATTCTCGGCTTCGACAACGTGAATGACGTGCGCACCCGCGGGGTGGAGATGGAACTGCGCCAGCGCTTCGGCCCGCGCTGGCGGCTCGAGGCCAATCTGAGCCTGGCCGACAGCACCCAGGTCGATACGGGTGACCCGGTGGCCGGCGCCGCCGACCGGCTGGCCAACGTGGTGCTGCGCTACGAGCCCGGCGCGCACCAGGACTACGCCCTGTGGGTGCGCCATGTGGGCGACCGCGAACGCGAGTCCAACGATACCCGCGAGTCCCTCTCCGGCTATCAGACCGTCGACCTGAGTGCCAACATCGGCCTGCCGGGCGTGCATGCGGCGACGGTTCGGTTCGGGGTGCGCAACCTCTTCGATCGCCAGATCCGCTACCCGGCGCCCATGACGCTGGACTGGCTCGGTGGCGCGATCCCGTCGTATGCGAACGACTATCGCCAGCCCGGCCGCACCGGCTGGATCGAGCTGTCCTGGTCGCTCTGA